The sequence aagatgtaaaaaatagatttgctctgtattcatttgcttccccctccctccgtcaaatcaacggcctgctaagcccagggttttcagtttaatctttggggggaacattctgtgtgacagttgtttgtgtttctccctgatgcacagccaccgttcttgattttaattccctgtgcctgtacgccatgtcgtcactcggcccccctccctccttcccctagtccgtcagatactacgtttgcgccacagctcagagagccgagaagcggttcgcgccttttctttgaattctgggttgagatcccaatgcccggatgatgcaaaacagtgtcgcgggcggttctgggtacatgtcgtcaggcccctcccccctcgtcacagcaacgcagacaatagattcgcgcctttttacctgggttacctgtgcagacaacatatcacggcaagcatggagcccgctcagctcagctgagctcaccgtcaccatatgtcctctgggtgctggcagacgtgggactgcattgctacacagcagcagctgctaactgccttttggcggtagacggtgtagcatgagtgatagccatggggctggcagccgtagggctgcattgcaccagccccttgccaggcgatggtatattatgactggtatccgtcgtcatcgtattggtgtggctgtcaatcatggccacctgggcagacatgctactgtttcgatgatgatggctaccagtcgtaatatactattttctgccaattgcccagtattgtctgctaagcacccagaagaggccgagggcgatgctgggtgctggcggacgtggggctggcagacgtggggctgcattgctacacagcagcagccccttgccttttggcagatgatggtattttatgattggtatccgtcatcgtcgtactggtatggctgtcactcatgctgcaccgtcggctgccaccttaagatgtaaaaaatagatttgttctgtattcatatgcttccccttcctccgtgaaatcaatggcctgctaagcccagggttttcattttaatctttggggggaccattctgtgtgacagttgtttgtgtttctccctgttcctgtacctgtacgccatgtcgtcactcggccctccctccctcccgccctccctccttctcctggtccatcagatactactttcgcgccttttttctgaccaggcgccatagctagcactgggatcatggagcccgctcagatcaccgcggcaattatgagcactatgaacaccacgcgcattgtcctggagtatatgcagagccaggacatgccaaggcgaaacccggaccaggcgaggaggcgattgcagcgcggcgacgagagtgatgaggaaattgacatggacatagacctctcacaaggcacaggcaccagcaatgtggaaatcatggtgtcactggggcaggttgatgccgtggaacgccgattctgggcccgggaaacaagcacagactggtgggaccgcatcgtgctgcaggtatgggacgattcccagtggctgcgaaactttcgcatgcgtaagggcactttcatggaactttgtgacttgctgtcccctgccctgaaacgccaggataccaagatgagagcagccctcacagttgagaagcgagtggcgatagccctgtggaagcttgcaacgccagacagctaccggtcagtcgggaatcaatttggagtgggcaaatctacagtgggggctgctgtgatccaatttgccagggcaatgaaagacctggtgatagcaagggtagtgactctgggcaacgtgcagtcaatagtggatggttttgctgaaatgggattcccaaactgtggcggggccatagacggaacccatatccctatcttgtcaccggagcaccaagccaccgactacataaaccgcaaggggtacttttcaatgctgctgcaagccctggtggatcacaagggacgtttcaccaacatcaacgtgggatggccgggaaaggtacatgatgctcgcgtcttcaggaactctgctctgtttcgaaagctggaggaagggactttcttcccggaccagaaagtgaccattggggatgttgaaatgcctatcgtgatccttggggacccagcctaccccttaatgccatggctcatgaagccgtacacaggcagcctggacaggagtcaggacctgttcaactacaggctgagcaagtgccgaatggtggtggaatgtgcatttggacgtttaaaagcgcgctggcgcagcttactgactcgctcagacctcagcgaaaagaatatccccattgttattgctacttgctgtgcgctccacaatatctgtgagagtaagggggagacctttatggcggggtgggaggttgaggcaactcgcctggccgctgattacgcgcagccagacaccagggcggttagaggagcacagcagggcgcggtgcgcatcagagaagctttgaaaacgagttttgtgactggccaggctactgtgtgaaacttctgtttgtttctccttgatgaaccctccaaaccccccccaccgacccggttcactctacttccctgtaaaccaaccaccccaccccaccctcccctcccgcttgcagaggcaataaagtcatttttttttaacattcatgcattctttattagttccttacagaggtagggggataattgccaaggtagcctgggatgggtgggggaggagggatggaaaaggacacactgcattttaaaactttaactcttattgaaggccagccttctgatgcttgggcgatcatctggggtggagtgactgggtggacggaggcccccccaccgtgttcttgggcgtctgggtgaggaggctatggaacttggggaggagggctgttggttacacaggggctgtagcggcggtctctgctcctgctgcctttcctgcaactcaaccatacgctcgagcatatcagtttgatgctccagcagacggagcattgcctcttgccgtctgtctgcaagctgacgccacctatcgtcttcagcccgccacttgctctgttcttcccgcgattcagcccgccacctctcctctcgttcatattgggcttttctcatctccgtcattgactgcctccacgcattctgctgtgctctatcagcctgggcggacatctgcagctccgtgaacatctcgtccctcgtcctacgttttctctttctaatgttcacgagcctctgcgaaggagaaacatttgcagctggcggaggagaagggagaggtggttaaaaaagacacattttagagaacaatgggtacactctttcattacaaggtcgcatatttcggcttgcaggcagccatcgtaggccacagtgttttggcttttttaaccttcttaacatgcgggaaaggttgcaaacagcagcgcatttcccatatcaaggatgaattgggttgtccatttaaaatggggtttcaatgtaaaaggagtggctgcggtttcccggttaacatgcggcacaaacacaagtaaacccccccgccccacacacacacacgattctctgggatgatcacttcacccctccccccaccgcgtggttaacagcggggaacatttctggtcagaagagcaggaacgggcgcctctgaatgtccccttaataaaatcaccccatttcaaccaggagagctttctggagatgtccctggaggatttccgctccatccccatacacgttaacagacttttccagtagatgtactggccgcgattgccagggcaaagtaatcattaaacacgcttgctttttttttgtaatgtttacaaatagttacaaagttacactcaccagaggtctcctgtgtgccctgagggtcttgggtgagttcgggggttactggttccaggtccagggtcacaaacatatcctggctgttggggaaaccggtttctccgcttccttgctgctgtgagctacctacagtacctccatcgtcatcatcctcctcgttccccgaaccgtcttccctgtgtgtttctccagtgagagagtcatagcacacggttggggtagtggtggctgcaccccctaggatcgcatgcagctccgcgtagtagcggcaagtttgcggctctgccccggaccttccgtttgcttctctggctttgtggtaagcttgccgtagctccttaattttcacgcggcactgctgtgtgtccctgttatggcctcggtccttcatggccttggagatcttttctaatacttttccatttcttttactgctacggagttcagctatcactgcttcatctccccatatggcgagcagatctcgtacctcccgttcggtccatgctggagctcttttgcgatcctgggaggactccatcacggttacctgtgctgatgagctctgcggggtcacctgtgctctccacgctgggcaaacaggaaatgaaattcaaaccttcgcgggtcttttcctgtctacctggtcagtgcatctgagttgagagtgctgtccagagcggtcacaatgaagcactgtgggatagctcccggaggccaataacgtcgaattccgtccacactaccccaattccgacccgcaaagaccggttttatcgctaatcccctcgtcagaggtggtgtaaagaaaccggtttaaaggaccctttaagtcgaaagaaagggcttcgttgtgtggacgtgtccaggcttaattcggtttaacgccgctaaagtcgacctaaacccgtagtgtagaccaggcctgtgactTTGACTAGGTTTTTATATTCAGAGTATAGGTTTCTATGAAAACCTCAAGGGTACTGCAGGTAAATCTCATGGAAGCCCATTGAAAATGAAAGTAAAGAAATATTTGGGAACCTTGTTTGTCAGGGGCAAGCACTTGGATTTGATTAAATCACATTTATAACCGAATATGGTGCTATAATTGACTGTGTTTCCTCGGGCAAAGAGTGTTCTATGTCAGACAAATAGAGCAGTACATCATCAGCAGGGAGTGTGATGTCTTAGTTGCCCTCATTCACCTATATACCCTGAAGGTATAATAGGTCAAATACTCAGAGATTTATGGCAAGATATTAAATGGAG is a genomic window of Chrysemys picta bellii isolate R12L10 chromosome 7, ASM1138683v2, whole genome shotgun sequence containing:
- the LOC135972732 gene encoding uncharacterized protein LOC135972732, encoding MESSQDRKRAPAWTEREVRDLLAIWGDEAVIAELRSSKRNGKVLEKISKAMKDRGHNRDTQQCRVKIKELRQAYHKAREANGRSGAEPQTCRYYAELHAILGGAATTTPTVCYDSLTGETHREDGSGNEEDDDDGGTVGSSQQQGSGETGFPNSQDMFVTLDLEPVTPELTQDPQGTQETSAANVSPSQRLVNIRKRKRRTRDEMFTELQMSAQADRAQQNAWRQSMTEMRKAQYEREERWRAESREEQSKWRAEDDRWRQLADRRQEAMLRLLEHQTDMLERMVELQERQQEQRPPLQPLCNQQPSSPSSIASSPRRPRTRWGGLRPPSHSTPDDRPSIRRLAFNKS